One Thermofilum sp. genomic window carries:
- a CDS encoding SAM-dependent chlorinase/fluorinase — translation MGLVAFLSDFGTRDYYVAAVKATVKSICPDAEIIDITHEVPPWSLLTGCYILSCCFDDFPPGTVFLAVVDPGVGTQRRPLVVRSANYWFVGPDNGLLVCAAERDPPFRAWVIENPPQSRKSSRTFHGRDIFGPVAAALACGGSPGSFGRECADPARLPAWSPVVEGETVISRVIHVDRFGNVALNVRRELVSKYLAGEGDLSLELPGRSVEVPFRETFGEVGVGEPLALINSCGFLELAINQGNAAGTFGLSVGDVVVIRLGSRSRFL, via the coding sequence GTGGGGCTAGTCGCTTTTCTATCCGACTTCGGCACTAGAGACTACTACGTTGCAGCTGTGAAAGCTACAGTGAAAAGCATCTGCCCTGACGCGGAGATCATCGACATAACTCACGAGGTTCCGCCGTGGTCTCTGCTAACCGGCTGCTACATTCTCTCTTGCTGCTTCGACGACTTCCCACCGGGGACAGTTTTCCTTGCCGTGGTCGACCCCGGCGTGGGAACGCAGAGGAGGCCTCTAGTGGTGAGGAGCGCGAACTACTGGTTCGTCGGACCAGATAACGGGCTTTTAGTGTGCGCTGCCGAGAGAGATCCACCCTTTAGGGCATGGGTGATCGAAAACCCGCCGCAGTCGAGGAAAAGCTCGCGCACTTTCCACGGCCGCGATATCTTCGGCCCTGTTGCGGCTGCTCTGGCGTGCGGGGGAAGTCCAGGCAGTTTTGGTAGGGAGTGCGCTGACCCCGCGAGACTACCCGCCTGGTCTCCCGTGGTAGAGGGGGAAACCGTGATCAGCCGGGTTATCCACGTCGACAGGTTCGGGAATGTCGCTCTCAACGTTCGCCGCGAGCTAGTGAGCAAGTACCTCGCGGGGGAGGGGGACCTCTCTCTCGAGCTCCCGGGAAGAAGCGTGGAGGTGCCTTTCAGGGAGACATTCGGGGAAGTAGGGGTGGGCGAGCCCCTAGCCCTCATCAATAGCTGCGGGTTCCTAGAACTTGCCATAAACCAGGGAAACGCCGCCGGCACCTTCGGGCTGAGTGTCGGAGACGTCGTGGTCATCAGGCTCGGGAGCCGTAGCCGATTCCTTTAA
- a CDS encoding THUMP domain-containing protein — MLRDFNLVVSTYRQRENDCIAELWYFAREIGDKELDASRSGLPALILAKTSLDPEVFAAKARERILENPWYFRYVLKIVPIQQVVEARIEEMVNAAQRLSELRLRPADTFKVEARIRLSELTRDKVVEAIASVIHNKVNLTNPDKVVLVEVIGNLAGVSVISPELIVSVERLRREARKASRRLNAEPLE; from the coding sequence GTGCTTAGGGATTTCAACCTGGTGGTTTCCACGTACCGCCAAAGAGAGAATGACTGCATAGCCGAGCTGTGGTACTTTGCAAGAGAAATAGGGGATAAAGAGCTGGACGCCAGCCGAAGTGGTCTCCCAGCGCTCATTCTCGCGAAAACGAGCCTTGACCCGGAGGTTTTCGCAGCAAAAGCTAGGGAGAGGATTCTCGAAAACCCCTGGTACTTCCGCTACGTCTTGAAGATCGTGCCAATCCAGCAAGTAGTTGAAGCCAGGATCGAAGAGATGGTTAACGCTGCGCAGCGGCTCTCAGAGCTCAGGCTCAGACCAGCGGATACGTTCAAGGTTGAGGCGCGGATTCGCCTCTCCGAGCTCACTCGAGATAAAGTGGTTGAAGCTATCGCCTCGGTAATCCACAACAAGGTGAACCTCACGAACCCGGACAAGGTGGTCCTGGTAGAGGTTATTGGGAACCTGGCCGGAGTCTCAGTAATCTCTCCAGAGCTGATAGTTTCCGTGGAGAGGTTGCGGAGAGAAGCTCGCAAGGCTTCGCGTAGACTCAACGCTGAACCTCTAGAGTGA
- a CDS encoding ribosome biogenesis/translation initiation ATPase RLI, which yields MRLAVVERSLCKPKKCNLECVRFCPINRTGSKCVWLDEADGKARISEELCVGCGICVKKCPFTAITVVNLPEKLSRYLVHRYGPNGFELFKLPVPKEGLSLGILGSNGVGKSTALKILSGQLKPNLGRVDGEASWDEVIDFFKGSELQPYMQKLANGKLRAVLKPQAIDPLRKLKLSVGEALAKVDERGAAREVGGALGLLEIWDRPLSYLSGGELQKVAIAAAVLRDAQVYLFDEPSSYLDVRERLRVAGLIRSLVRPGVYVIVVEHDLAVLDYVSDIVSIFYGEPGAYGVVGLVKGARAAINAYIEGYIREENVRFRDYRIEFHEHPPPVQWPSESVIMRWSSLEKTLGDFQLRVGEGALHKGEVLGIVGPNGIGKTTFVRMIVGELEPDSGWVERPGTLTLSYKPQFLGEVKLEGSVREYFKESGVNFESSVLQSELFKPLRIAPLLDSQLAELSGGELQRVLVAAALGREASIYLLDEPMAYLDVEQRYAVARVVKRLTAERGAATLVVEHDVVAVDFLSTTLMVFTGIPGKRGEGSSPVDMRKGMNAFLREVDLTFRRDPQTKRPRINKPGSWLDRYQKEVLKEYYYAVLEEKEER from the coding sequence GTGCGCCTCGCTGTAGTTGAAAGGTCGCTGTGCAAGCCCAAGAAGTGCAACTTGGAGTGCGTCCGCTTCTGCCCTATCAACAGGACAGGCTCTAAGTGTGTTTGGCTCGACGAAGCCGATGGGAAGGCAAGGATCTCGGAGGAGCTTTGCGTCGGCTGCGGGATCTGCGTGAAGAAGTGTCCCTTTACGGCCATCACGGTAGTAAATCTCCCGGAAAAGCTCTCGCGTTATCTCGTGCACCGCTACGGACCCAACGGTTTCGAGCTATTCAAGCTGCCCGTACCGAAAGAGGGGCTCTCGCTGGGCATCCTGGGCAGCAACGGCGTCGGCAAATCTACCGCCTTGAAAATACTGTCGGGGCAGCTCAAGCCCAACCTCGGCAGAGTTGACGGTGAGGCGAGCTGGGACGAGGTCATCGACTTCTTCAAGGGCTCCGAGCTTCAACCATACATGCAGAAGCTGGCCAACGGGAAGCTTCGCGCCGTCCTGAAACCCCAGGCGATAGATCCTCTCCGCAAGTTGAAACTCAGCGTGGGGGAGGCTCTGGCTAAGGTCGACGAGCGTGGTGCAGCTCGCGAGGTCGGAGGCGCTCTAGGTCTTCTTGAGATCTGGGACAGGCCACTGAGCTATCTCAGCGGAGGAGAGCTGCAGAAAGTCGCCATAGCGGCTGCTGTTTTACGCGACGCGCAAGTGTACCTTTTCGACGAGCCCTCAAGCTACCTTGACGTGCGTGAAAGGCTGCGTGTGGCAGGCCTCATTAGGAGTCTTGTTCGACCAGGAGTCTACGTGATAGTGGTTGAGCACGATCTAGCGGTGCTGGACTATGTTTCCGACATCGTGTCGATCTTCTACGGGGAGCCGGGAGCCTACGGCGTAGTCGGCCTAGTGAAGGGGGCTAGGGCCGCGATAAACGCGTACATCGAGGGCTACATAAGAGAAGAGAACGTGCGCTTTAGAGACTACCGGATAGAGTTCCACGAGCACCCACCCCCTGTCCAGTGGCCCTCGGAGTCCGTGATCATGCGGTGGAGTTCTCTCGAAAAGACTCTGGGAGACTTTCAGCTGCGCGTCGGCGAGGGGGCACTCCACAAGGGGGAAGTTCTCGGCATAGTAGGCCCTAACGGCATAGGTAAGACGACTTTCGTGAGGATGATCGTTGGGGAGCTGGAGCCGGATTCGGGCTGGGTTGAGAGGCCGGGAACCCTCACGCTGAGCTATAAACCCCAGTTCCTGGGAGAAGTGAAGCTCGAGGGGTCTGTGAGAGAGTACTTCAAAGAGAGTGGTGTGAACTTTGAGTCCAGCGTGCTTCAGTCAGAGCTCTTCAAACCGCTCCGCATAGCTCCTCTTCTCGACAGCCAGCTCGCTGAGCTGAGCGGGGGAGAGCTTCAGCGAGTTCTCGTCGCTGCCGCCCTCGGTAGGGAGGCTAGCATATACCTCCTCGACGAGCCTATGGCGTACCTGGATGTGGAGCAGCGTTACGCAGTCGCGAGAGTTGTGAAGAGGCTTACTGCAGAGAGAGGAGCTGCGACCTTGGTCGTAGAGCATGATGTCGTCGCCGTGGATTTTCTCTCCACAACTTTAATGGTCTTTACAGGCATTCCTGGTAAGAGGGGCGAGGGATCTTCCCCGGTGGACATGAGGAAGGGGATGAATGCTTTCCTGAGGGAGGTAGATCTAACGTTCCGGAGGGATCCCCAGACGAAGCGTCCAAGAATCAACAAGCCCGGGTCGTGGCTGGACCGCTACCAGAAGGAGGTTCTCAAGGAGTACTATTACGCTGTGCTTGAGGAGAAGGAGGAGAGGTGA